tTTGCCGAGAAATCAGTTTTTGTCCAGAGACTTCACCCGAACGGGTGAAATGAGCCGTGGGAAatacccggtcgggtgttttacCCGAAATGTGACTTTTTGACCATGACTTGTCttgttttgcttctttttatctcctagtataaatactcttGCTAGGGTTCTTtttgctggggtttggtgcccacCTTGCACAgtggaagacttgtacaaaacaaataaatcgatacgtatctatttgaccgattatgcgattaatctattcacatgttaaacagataattgcatgctagaacgcaaataattcatgctcaaagaaagtaaatcctaaaacatgaattctacggtttagagttaccgatttgattctccaaagaatcgacgattgctcgcgccttctccacgtgatgatcttcaatactagaccacggatcttctctctggttccctgaactgtatctcgatatcatggtgggctgatcttatcaaaatactaggactcgaataaagaagacaagaaATCCTTTTCGGGGAAAAGCGAGTAGAAATCGAAATTCTCCACAGCTGGTTGAGagttcgaaattttcgaaaaattaaagaatgaaaattgtgtttattctgtctcctttattctcctatttatattaagttccttttgggcccagacagggatctatggaaggttttggatatgggctcgcccaattagctttttactaattaaattgaacccacaatttaatacaagcttatattNNNNNNNNNNNNNNNNNNNNNNNNNNNNNNNNNNNNNNNNNNNNNNNNNNNNNNNNNNNNNNNNNNNNNNNNNNNNNNNNNNNNNNNNNNNNNNNNNNNNaaacatgcttttcagtataccaaacctaacactTTTCAAgcagcttttgaatatttgtaagagacaatttctccatatttgagagctcaccttcttcatcttttgaagacttatcaaattccttcgggttgcattcgatcttttgccgggctaaggttgattgtaaaggtatgcttgctagttcttgtgttgctagtttgtggagccattaggTGTGTATGTGAAAGTGCatttgggatttctttcttgttcttcacctaaatcataacactaatccatCCCTTATCCTTTTATCcctttttcttgttccatttcttggtttatcttgtttatttgttgggtttatttacaagaataagtGCGGGGCAAATTCATGAGTCTTCAATCTAGAAGATTCACATTATTTGGTATCAAGAGCCATTGGTTCTTGTTCTTgtaagccaaaaaaaaaaaaaaaaaaaaaatctccaaagagtgaaattgttagaaaattgtcaaaaaaaaaaagagatatcTCAAAATCTATCCATGGGCATTAGCTATAAACTTGCATATGTGTTGTTGGGTATGTTTATGTGAATGTTACAAAGTTATAGGTCGAAATTCCATCAATTGTTGGGTCTATTGTTGTTTAGTGAAATTGTGCACACAAATTGTTTGTATTTTGTCCCTTTGGCCTTGCACCCTACTTTCACTAATCTTGTGGCTTCTTGGACTAGTTTTCACTTGCCTAGTTGTGTATCTCGTTTGTGCTATTTGTGCAACCCTTGGGATTACATCGCCGAGAGCAAGTGAGGGAGAGTATCTAGCCACTAAATCTCTAAGCCTTCCGAGAGACATTGGGTGTGAGTTTGGGGAATTGGGGACATACCTTGTGGGTTGGGAAGTGAGCTCCTCACTAAAATCTCCATTCTTGGGTGTGTGCGTTGTTTGTGTTACTAACAAAAGGGACGTATCCCTAGTCCTTTTTATCTTCTTTGTAGGTACCCAAAAATGCCACCAAATACAAGGAACTCTAGGCACAATTCGCCTAGGAGGGAGGATGGAGACGACACCGCGTCCACATCCGACGACACCCTCAAAGAGATGATAACAAAACTTACGGGAGAGGTGAAGGGGATGCGTGGTGAACTTACCACTATGCAAACTAATCTCAACACCATGCAAGGAGACCTCGTGGCCGTGCAAGAAGAATTTACAACCGTCCATGACGGTATGGCGGAGTTGAGAGCACGGATTAATCAAAATGAGGCCGAACCGCCTAGTTTCCGGGAGAGAAGTACGGGCGGATGGAATGATGGAAGCGGAAATGATGATGCCTACTCCAACCACCACAATGGAGGTGGGTATCATAACTTTGAGGCATGACAAGAAGATGCGGCACACTACTTCAATCATCATAATGAAGGGGGGAGGCCTAATAGGAACTATGGGGGGGAAAGGTACGATGACCCCTCGAGAAACTTCAAGCACACCATTCCGGAGTTCCATGCGAAGTTCGAGCCCGCCACATACCTAGAGTGGGAGTCTCAAGTGGACAAGATATTCTCCCTTCATAACTACTCGGAGGAGGACAAGGTCAAACTAGCCATCACCGAGTTTCGAGGCCATGCTAACACTTGGTGGTCCGATCtcttgaggaggaggagagccACGGGTCGAGAAGTAGTACGGTCATGGGCGGAATTGAATGAGCTCATGAGAGCCGCCTTTGTCCCGAGATCGTATTTCCACAAGTTGAGAGGTGAACTCCAAGATTTGAGGCAAGGAAGCAAGACCGtcatggagtactattatgaTATGATAGCCCTCAAAGGGAGATTGGGGCTTGAGGAAAGTGAAGATGTCACCCAAGACCGCTTCATACACGGGCTCAATGTGCTTCTTAGGCACAAGGTCCAAATTGAGGCCCAAAGGGGAATATCTTTGGAGGAGGTCATTGGATTCGCCGAGACATTTGAGAGGCAAGGCAAAGAGAAGGTCGCTAGCAAAGGGATGATGAGTTTCCACCCTATCTCGGGAGGGGGCTCAAGCAATTGGGGCACCACCCAAAGGAAGGGAGAAACGACCACTACACCTCAACCTTTCTCAAAACCTCCCGTGAAGGCATTGCCGGCGCCACCATTGGCCAAGGGAGCACCTCAAGCCGGTGATAAGAGACCTCAATGTTTCAAGTGCAAGGGATATGGCCACTACGCTAGAGAGTGCATCAACCAAAGGGTCATGGTGATAGGGAAAGATGGCCAAGTCTATAGTGAGGATGAAGAAGAAGCGGGTGTTGAAGGGGATGACTCCTCTTACCACGCTCATGTCAATAGTGACTACTCTAGCGAAGAGGAGTTGGCCGAAGGGGTGAGAAATCTTGTGGTGCTTCGGACCCTTAGCGCCCAACCTAAGCAAGAAGAGTGTTTGGAGCAACGTTCTAATATCTTTCATATGAAGTGCAAGGTTCAATCCAAAACTTGCCTTGCGATCATCGATGGAGGGAGTTGTGCCAATGTGGTGAGCGAAAAATTGGTAGCCAAGTTGCAACTACCGGTGATGAGGCACCCTACGCCCTACCGCCTTCAATGGCTAGGTGATGGTGGAGAACTCAAGGTGGTCAATCAAGTCAAAGTTCCAATGAGAGTGGGGGAATTGGAGGAGGAGGTACTTTGTGATGTCATTCCCATGACCGCTTGCCACTTGCTCCTTGGTAGGCCTTGGGAGTATGACAACAAGGTATCTAAGGATGGGTACACTAATGAGTACTCTTATGTGTACCATGGTCGTAAAATCCGGTTGAAGCCCTTGTCGCCTAGTGACATCATTGAAGCTCATAAACATTTGAGTAAAGAGAGAGATCGAGAGAAAAGGCAAGAAAGTGATAAAAAAAGCCATGTGAGAGTGGGGATGGTGAGAGGAATTCCAAACCCAAAAGGAGTGGCACCCAAAAACCCCGTGAGAAAAGAGAGTGCCTTTTAGCTACTAAATCCGAGCTTGGGTAGGCACTACAAAGCCACTTGCCATTGCTTCTTGCCGTTCCCCGGCGTATTTGTTTGGCTAACACTAATCTTGAACATGTTCCCCATGAGATTCATATTGTTTTGCAGGAGTTCGAGGACGTGTTCCCAAGTGAGCTCCCAAATGAGCTACCACCGATCCGGGGAATCGAGCACCAAATGGATTTCGCACCGGGATCATCATTACCAAACCGAGCCGCCTACAAGGCCAATCCCAATGAGACGAAGGAATTGCAAAGGCAAGTCGAAGAACTCCTTGCCAAAGGTTTGGTCCGTGAGTCTTATTCCCCTTGTGCCGTACCCGTTATACTTGTGCCTAAGAAAGATGGGACTTGGCGTATGTGTGTTGATTGTAGGGCCATTAATAAGATCACCATTAAGTATAGACATCCTATACCTAGACTTGATGATATGCTTGAGGATTTGTGTGGTGCTacttgtttttcaaaaattgatctTGCTAGTGGTTATCACCAAATTAGGATGAAGGAAGGTGATGAATGGAAAACGGcttttaaaactaaatttggCTTGTATGAGTGGCTTGTCATGCCGTTTGGTTTAACTAATGCTCCTTCCACTTTTATGCGATTGATGAACCATGTGCTTAGGCCCTTGATAGGAAAATTTGTGGTGGTCTACTTTGATGACATTTTGATTTATAGTCCTAATGTTGATGAGCATGCTAGGCACCTTAGGGATACACTTTTGCTTTTGAGACAACATAAATTGTATGCTAAATTGCCTAAATGTGTGTTTTGTGTTAATGAAGTGGTTTTCCTTGGGTTTGTTGTGGGGAAGGATGGGGTCAAGGTAGATGAGGAGAAGGTTAGGGTCATCAAGGAGTGGCCCACGCCcaaaaatatg
The genomic region above belongs to Salvia hispanica cultivar TCC Black 2014 chromosome 3, UniMelb_Shisp_WGS_1.0, whole genome shotgun sequence and contains:
- the LOC125210523 gene encoding LOW QUALITY PROTEIN: uncharacterized protein LOC125210523 (The sequence of the model RefSeq protein was modified relative to this genomic sequence to represent the inferred CDS: substituted 1 base at 1 genomic stop codon), with amino-acid sequence MPPNTRNSRHNSPRREDGDDTASTSDDTLKEMITKLTGEVKGMRGELTTMQTNLNTMQGDLVAVQEEFTTVHDGMAELRARINQNEAEPPSFRERSTGGWNDGSGNDDAYSNHHNGGGRPNRNYGGERYDDPSRNFKHTIPEFHAKFEPATYLEWESQVDKIFSLHNYSEEDKVKLAITEFRGHANTWWSDLLRRRRATGREVVRSWAELNELMRAAFVPRSYFHKLRGELQDLRQGSKTVMEYYYDMIALKGRLGLEESEDVTQDRFIHGLNVLLRHKVQIEAQRGISLEEVIGFAETFERQGKEKVASKGMMSFHPISGGGSSNWGTTQRKGETTTTPQPFSKPPVKALPAPPLAKGAPQAGDKRPQCFKCKGYGHYARECINQRVMVIGKDGQVYSEDEEEAGVEGDDSSYHAHVNSDYSSEEELAEGVRNLVVLRTLSAQPKQEECLEQRSNIFHMKCKVQSKTCLAIIDGGSCANVVSEKLVAKLQLPVMRHPTPYRLQWLGDGGELKVVNQVKVPMRVGELEEEVLCDVIPMTACHLLLGRPWEYDNKEFEDVFPSELPNELPPIRGIEHQMDFAPGSSLPNRAAYKANPNETKELQRQVEELLAKGLVRESYSPCAVPVILVPKKDGTWRMLVFLGFVVGKDGVKVDEEKVRVIKEWPTPKNMSEIRSFHGLASFYKRFVRDFSTKAAPLNHLVKKNVAFNWGSEQEHAFNTLKHDLTHAPLLALPNFEKTFELECDASGVGIGGVLMQEGKPLAYFSEKLNQTHLNYPTYDKELYAIVRCLENWQHFLMHREFFIHTDHESIKFLGGQHKLDKRHAKWSAFLETFPYVIRYKKGKENVVADALSRKHEGYLFKGNRLCIPHGSWREVLVRESHLGGLMGHFGVAKTYDILIEHFYWPKMKRDVRRFVGGCIECRQAKSRSNNYGLYTPLPTPSLPWVDLSMDFVLGLPPSQARNDSIFVVVDRFSKMAHFIPCKKNNDAKHIAGLFFREVVRIHGIPQTIVSDRDVKFLSYFWKTLWNKLGTKLLFSTTAHPQTDGXTEVVNRTLGALLRALVSENRKTWKPCLPIAEFAYNRTTHSTTGHSPFEIVYGFNPLTPMDLAGRKEVIFNPGDMVWVNFRAIRFPDKVKSKLAARGGGPFRVKERINNNAYIIELPGEFKVHPTFNVSDLSPFEFARDEPDLRSNPSQEDGDDANPTDTHHASSPQGRTPKEDEEDE